In one Perca fluviatilis chromosome 7, GENO_Pfluv_1.0, whole genome shotgun sequence genomic region, the following are encoded:
- the mboat1 gene encoding lysophospholipid acyltransferase 1, translating into MGERSDTAFKTTGSKWLLPVSEYLGFPLDQVNFMVCQLFALAAAFWFRLYLSPSHANPLVRHAVATLLGIAFLIFCFGWYSAHILAVVVASYLIINKADINNVHRYSMVTAMGYLTLCQVSRVFIYNYGVLSTDFSGPLMIVTQKITTLAFQLHDGMCKKAEQLTPEQKPLAINVRPSLIEYLSYNLNFLSVLVGPCSNYKEYIDFIEGRHISIRLRQHSGMCNGQNGYDKTPEPSPLNAVCRKLLVCSGCMLFFLTVTRSLPIKYNVDPHFVSQAPFLTRLTYAFFSIQAARPKFYFAWTLADAVNNAAGYGFLGMDENGKPSWDLMCNLNILGIETATSFKTFIDNWNIRTGIWLKTVCYDRAPKHRLALTFILSALWHGVYPGYYFTFITAIPITMAARAVRKSVRHYFLGFRGLKLGYDILTWAATQLAICYTVMPFLLLAVEPTLVYYRSMHFHVHIISILAVIALHRKHKSSEPTATTKTFYSSSSSSSSSSSCYAQCQPVHSNNNDKVD; encoded by the exons ATGGGCGAGCGGTCGGACACTGCTTTTAAAACCACTGGATCCAAGTGGCTGCTGCCTGTCAGTGAATACTTGGGCTTTCCCCTTGATCAG GTGAATTTTATGGTGTGCCAGCTGTTTGCCCTGGCTGCTGCCTTCTGGTTTCGTCTCTACCTCAGTCCTAGCCATGCCAATCCATTGGTCAGGCACGCTGTGGCCACTCTCCTTGGCATTGCTTTTCTCATCTTCTGCTTTGGATG GTACTCAGCTCACATCCTGGCAGTGGTGGTAGCAAGCTACTTGATCATCAACAAAGCTGACATCAACAATGTACACAG GTATTCCATGGTGACGGCTATGGGCTACTTGACACTGTGCCAAGTGAGCAGAGTCTTTATCTATAACTATGGAGTTCTGTCCACTGACTTCTCTGG GCCTCTGATGATAGTAACCCAGAAGATAACCACACTGGCTTTCCAGCTCCACGACG GTATGTGTAAGAAAGCTGAACAACTGACCCCAGAGCAGAAGCCTCTGGCTATAAA TGTAAGGCCTTCTCTCATCGAGTATCTGAGCTACAATCTGAACTTCCTGAGTGTATTGGTGGGACCATGCAGTAACTATAAGGAATACATAGACTTCATCGAGGGCAGACACATCAGCATAAGGCTTAGGCAGCACTCTGGGATGTGTAATGGGCAGAATGGTTATGATAAGACACCGGAGCCATCACCTCTG AACGCTGTCTGTCGAAAATTGCTGGTTTGCAGCGGATGCATGCTGTTCTTCCTCACAGTGACTCGGTCCTTGCCGATAAAGTACAACGTGGACCCCCACTTTGTCAGCCAAGCCCCCTTCCTCACAAGGCTCACCTACGCTTTCTTCTCCATTCAAGCAGCAAGGCCCAAATTCTACTTCGCCTGGACACTGG CTGATGCAGTCAACAACGCTGCAGGTTATGGTTTCTTGGGGATGGATGAAAATGGAAAGCCATCTTGGGACCTCATGTGCAACCTCAACATCTTGGGGATTGAG ACCGCCACTAGCTTTAAGACATTCATAGACAACTGGAATATTCGAACAGGAATTTGGCTCAAAAC GGTGTGTTATGACCGAGCACCCAAACACAGGTTGGCGTTGACCTTTATCCTGTCTGCCCTGTGGCACGGTGTTTATCCAGGGTACTATTTCACCTTCATCACTGCCATCCCCATCACCATGGCAGCACGAGCT GTACGTAAGTCAGTTCGCCACTACTTCCTGGGCTTCAGAGGCTTGAAGCTAGGTTACGACATTTTAACTTGGGCTGCCACCCAGCTGGCCATCTGCTACACCGTTATGCCTTTTCTACTTCTTGCAGTAGAGCCCACTTTGGTTTATTACAG GTCTATGCACTTCCACGTTCACATCATCAGCATTCTGGCTGTGATCGCCCTGCATCGGAAACACAAATCCAGTGAACCCACTGCCACCACCAAAACGttttactcctcctcctcctcctcctcctcctcgtcttcgTGCTATGCCCAGTGCCAGCCTGTTCACTCTAACAACAATGACAAAGTAGACTGA